From one Anaeromyxobacter diazotrophicus genomic stretch:
- a CDS encoding S1C family serine protease: MTALGALSRDLEALVARAAPSVVGVEQRRGHGSGFVLAPDGYLLTNAHVARGAEPLHVRRSGSEPLPAERVGLDARTDLAVLRVPASGLAPLALADRRPLAPGALVIAIGNPLGFERSVTMGVVSALYRTLPAPDGGALDGLLQTDAAVNPGNSGGPLLSAEGEVVGVTTAMLPWAHGMAFAIPARTASWVAAVLIRDGEVRRPYLGIAARGEDLAPAAASALRRTRGVRVLRVEGGSAAEAGGVRPGDLLAAANGDDVAALDDLQRVLVLTPAPELALDVLRDGAPLRLALRPGPARRAA; encoded by the coding sequence GTGACGGCGCTCGGAGCGCTCTCGCGCGACCTCGAGGCGCTGGTCGCGCGCGCCGCGCCCTCGGTGGTCGGCGTCGAGCAGCGGCGCGGGCACGGCTCGGGGTTCGTCCTCGCGCCCGACGGCTACCTGCTCACCAACGCGCACGTCGCGCGCGGGGCGGAGCCGCTCCACGTCCGGCGCTCCGGCTCCGAGCCGCTGCCGGCGGAGCGGGTGGGTCTCGACGCGCGCACCGATCTGGCGGTGCTGCGGGTGCCCGCGTCCGGCCTCGCGCCGCTCGCGCTGGCGGACCGCCGGCCCCTCGCGCCAGGCGCGCTGGTGATCGCCATCGGCAACCCGCTCGGCTTCGAGCGCTCGGTCACGATGGGCGTCGTCTCGGCGCTCTACCGCACGCTCCCGGCCCCGGACGGCGGCGCGCTCGACGGGTTGCTCCAGACCGACGCGGCGGTGAACCCGGGGAACTCGGGCGGCCCGCTCCTCTCGGCGGAGGGCGAGGTGGTGGGCGTCACCACCGCCATGCTGCCCTGGGCGCACGGCATGGCCTTCGCCATCCCGGCCCGGACCGCGAGCTGGGTGGCGGCGGTGCTGATCCGCGACGGGGAGGTGCGACGGCCCTACCTCGGGATCGCCGCCCGCGGGGAGGACCTCGCGCCGGCCGCGGCGTCCGCGCTGCGGCGCACCCGCGGGGTCCGCGTGCTGCGGGTGGAGGGCGGCTCGGCCGCCGAGGCCGGGGGCGTCCGGCCCGGCGACCTCCTCGCCGCGGCCAACGGCGACGACGTCGCGGCGCTCGACGACCTGCAGCGCGTGCTGGTGCTGACGCCCGCGCCCGAGCTCGCTCTCGACGTGCTGCGCGACGGGGCGCCGCTGCGGCTCGCGCTGCGCCCCGGCCCCGCCCGCCGCGCGGCGTGA
- a CDS encoding DUF4142 domain-containing protein: MARTKWLALALGAGWMGLAAAQGAGGAGGGGAGAGGGKDTSSSAGSRTPANADMQEGTGTGPRDQTTAPGAGGARSDMTTQGTTGATGSDTAATARSGTPGDTSEMTSTLAKMHAGNELEVQAGTWMRAHATNSKVKDFAKKMVDDHGAMDKDANAFAQKHDLQLTSAPEYASKTSEHQTMLDELKGMHGAQADRHYMQMMVEDHTKDVSAVKTAAEQAKHGSDKEYAKLLEKAEKKMEGHLKDAQKISRDMGARQARHPAGQ; encoded by the coding sequence ATGGCAAGGACGAAGTGGTTGGCGCTGGCGCTCGGCGCCGGCTGGATGGGGCTCGCGGCCGCGCAGGGCGCGGGCGGCGCAGGGGGCGGGGGCGCCGGAGCCGGCGGCGGCAAGGACACGAGCTCGAGCGCGGGCTCGAGGACGCCGGCGAACGCCGACATGCAAGAGGGCACCGGGACGGGGCCTCGTGACCAGACGACCGCGCCCGGCGCGGGCGGCGCACGCAGCGACATGACCACCCAGGGCACGACCGGAGCGACCGGCTCGGACACGGCGGCCACGGCCCGGAGCGGGACCCCGGGCGACACGAGCGAGATGACGAGCACCCTCGCCAAGATGCACGCGGGGAACGAGCTCGAGGTCCAGGCCGGCACCTGGATGCGCGCGCACGCGACGAACTCCAAGGTGAAGGACTTCGCGAAGAAGATGGTCGACGACCACGGCGCGATGGACAAGGACGCGAACGCGTTCGCGCAGAAGCACGACCTGCAGCTCACGAGCGCGCCGGAGTACGCGTCCAAGACGAGCGAGCACCAGACCATGCTCGACGAGCTGAAGGGGATGCACGGCGCCCAGGCCGACCGGCACTACATGCAGATGATGGTGGAGGACCACACGAAGGACGTGAGCGCGGTGAAGACCGCCGCCGAGCAGGCGAAGCACGGGAGCGACAAGGAGTACGCGAAGCTGCTCGAGAAGGCGGAGAAGAAGATGGAGGGGCACCTCAAGGACGCGCAGAAGATCTCGCGCGACATGGGCGCGCGCCAGGCGCGCCACCCGGCCGGCCAGTAG
- a CDS encoding iron-sulfur cluster assembly protein has translation MERREPVLLKRGCDATQIPSGFLVRLEPGSYVIPQQVLDGNVTVMTERGGLARILAADADALGPEYVELAAKAEAARATRSEGPFDEQKVWNELKTVYDPEIPASIVDLGLVYHVASEPSPDGAKVLVVMTLTAPGCGVGPVLVEDVRSKVERVPGVADVDVQLVFDPPWDQSRMTEAARLTLGLM, from the coding sequence ATGGAGCGCAGGGAACCCGTCCTCCTCAAGCGCGGCTGCGACGCCACCCAGATCCCGAGCGGCTTCCTGGTGCGCCTCGAGCCGGGCTCGTACGTCATCCCGCAGCAGGTCCTCGACGGCAACGTCACGGTGATGACGGAGCGCGGCGGGCTGGCGCGCATCCTCGCCGCCGACGCGGACGCGCTCGGCCCCGAGTACGTGGAGCTGGCCGCCAAGGCCGAGGCCGCGCGCGCGACGCGGAGCGAGGGCCCCTTCGACGAGCAGAAGGTGTGGAACGAGCTCAAGACCGTCTACGATCCGGAGATCCCAGCCAGCATCGTCGACCTCGGGCTCGTCTACCACGTCGCCTCCGAGCCGTCGCCCGACGGCGCGAAGGTGCTCGTGGTCATGACGCTCACCGCCCCCGGCTGCGGCGTCGGGCCGGTGCTGGTGGAGGACGTGCGGAGCAAGGTCGAGCGCGTGCCGGGGGTGGCCGACGTCGACGTCCAGCTCGTCTTCGACCCGCCGTGGGACCAGAGCCGGATGACCGAGGCGGCGCGCCTCACGCTCGGCCTCATGTAG
- the sufU gene encoding Fe-S cluster assembly sulfur transfer protein SufU, with protein MSSELDDLYQEVILDHGRKPRNFRVIPDADRQAEGLNPLCGDHFKLYVKLDGERIQDIAFEGSGCAISKASASLMTSAVKGHTVAEAEQLFSRFHTLVTEGPDKVPASELGKLAALSGVCEFPTRVKCASLVWHTLRNALATQQKVVTTE; from the coding sequence GGCCGCAAGCCGAGGAACTTCCGGGTCATCCCGGACGCCGACCGGCAGGCGGAGGGCCTGAACCCCCTCTGCGGCGATCACTTCAAGCTCTACGTGAAGCTCGACGGGGAGCGCATCCAGGACATCGCCTTCGAGGGCTCCGGCTGCGCCATCTCGAAGGCCTCCGCCTCCCTCATGACCTCGGCGGTGAAGGGCCACACCGTGGCGGAGGCGGAGCAGCTCTTCTCGCGCTTCCACACCCTCGTGACCGAGGGGCCGGACAAGGTGCCCGCCTCCGAGCTGGGGAAGCTGGCGGCGCTCTCGGGCGTCTGCGAGTTCCCCACCCGCGTCAAGTGCGCGAGCCTCGTCTGGCACACGCTCCGGAACGCGCTCGCCACCCAGCAGAAGGTCGTCACCACGGAGTAG